In Methanothermus fervidus DSM 2088, a single genomic region encodes these proteins:
- a CDS encoding RNA modification enzyme, MiaB family (COGs: COG0621 2-methylthioadenine synthetase~InterPro IPR002792: IPR013848: IPR007197: IPR006638: IPR 005839: IPR006466~KEGG: mth:MTH826 hypothetical protein~PFAM: Protein of unknown function UPF0004 ; Radical SAM domain protein; deoxyribonuclease/rho motif-related TRAM~SMART: Elongator protein 3/MiaB/NifB~SPTR: O26914 Putative methylthiotransferase MTH_826~TIGRFAM: RNA modification enzyme, MiaB family; MiaB-like tRNA modifying enzyme~PFAM: TRAM domain; Radical SAM superfamily; Uncharacterized protein family UPF0004~TIGRFAM: MiaB-like tRNA modifying enzyme, archaeal-type; RNA modification enzyme, MiaB family): MKVYIETYGCTYNKADSQIIAGILEKENIKVVDSIDEADVIILNTCYVKQPTEHKIINRIRELQNTYKSKELIVAGCMVEIDPEKLKKIAPESAWLGPHKLHKAPEVVKSVINGNKKKVYGKDSKIKVEMPKKRFNSHIHIVQICEGCLGNCSYCCTRFARGRLYSYPLDSIVKDVKKAIEDGCVEIQLTAQDTAAYGRDIGCDLPTLINKITSLDGKFKIRVGMMHPKNVKKILDELVDAYDSEKIYKFLHLPVQSGSDKVLRDMNRGYKVKDFKKIVRKFRKKIPEISIATDIIVGFPTESREDFKKTCELLNEIKPNFIHSSRYAHRPGAKSSKLDELDHNEVKERSRIIEEIKNKIMREENKKLVGTEQKVLIVEKGKKGGYIGRTSSYIPVIVNSGKPGEIIKVKIKEATSTYLKGDAVGRI; this comes from the coding sequence ATGAAAGTCTACATAGAAACCTATGGATGTACATATAATAAAGCAGATTCACAAATAATTGCAGGAATATTAGAAAAAGAAAACATTAAGGTAGTTGACAGTATAGATGAAGCAGATGTCATAATTTTAAACACATGTTATGTAAAACAGCCAACTGAACACAAAATTATTAACAGAATTAGAGAATTGCAAAATACTTACAAATCAAAAGAGTTAATAGTAGCTGGATGCATGGTTGAAATAGATCCTGAAAAATTAAAAAAAATAGCACCGGAATCTGCTTGGTTGGGACCTCACAAACTCCATAAAGCCCCAGAAGTTGTAAAATCCGTAATAAATGGTAACAAAAAGAAAGTATATGGCAAAGACTCAAAAATTAAGGTTGAGATGCCTAAAAAGAGATTTAATTCTCACATCCATATCGTTCAAATTTGTGAAGGATGTCTAGGCAACTGTAGTTACTGTTGTACAAGGTTTGCAAGAGGTAGACTATATAGTTATCCTCTTGATTCTATTGTAAAAGATGTTAAAAAAGCAATAGAAGATGGTTGTGTGGAAATACAACTAACTGCACAAGATACTGCAGCATATGGCAGAGATATTGGATGTGACTTACCCACATTAATAAATAAAATAACATCCTTAGATGGAAAATTTAAGATCAGAGTCGGAATGATGCATCCTAAAAACGTTAAAAAAATTTTGGATGAATTGGTAGATGCCTATGATTCTGAAAAAATATACAAATTTTTACATTTACCTGTTCAAAGCGGTAGCGACAAAGTACTGAGGGACATGAACAGAGGTTATAAAGTCAAAGATTTCAAAAAGATTGTAAGAAAATTCAGAAAAAAAATTCCAGAAATTAGTATAGCAACAGATATCATTGTTGGATTTCCAACAGAAAGTAGAGAGGACTTTAAGAAGACATGCGAACTTTTGAATGAGATAAAACCCAACTTCATACATTCCTCAAGATATGCACATCGTCCCGGAGCAAAATCTTCAAAACTCGATGAATTGGACCATAATGAGGTTAAAGAACGATCAAGAATTATTGAGGAAATAAAAAATAAAATAATGAGGGAAGAAAATAAGAAGCTAGTAGGAACAGAGCAAAAAGTACTTATTGTTGAGAAAGGTAAAAAAGGCGGATATATTGGCAGAACAAGTTCATATATCCCAGTAATTGTCAATAGTGGAAAACCAGGAGAAATCATAAAAGTTAAAATAAAAGAAGCAACCTCTACATATTTAAAAGGAGATGCCGTGGGCCGGATTTGA
- a CDS encoding riboflavin synthase alpha chain (COGs: COG1731 riboflavin synthase~InterPro IPR002180: IPR006399~KEGG: mth:MTH134 riboflavin synthase~PFAM: 67-dimethyl-8-ribityllumazine synthase~PRIAM: Riboflavin synthase~SPTR: Q59587 Riboflavin synthase~TIGRFAM: riboflavin synthase~PFAM: 6,7-dimethyl-8-ribityllumazine synthase~TIGRFAM: riboflavin synthase), whose translation MKKVGICDTTFARYDMASAAIDEIKKHATNVKIIRYTVPGIKDLPVACKKLIEEEGCDIVMAFGMPGPTKIDKMCAHEASLGLIQAQLMTNTHILEVFVHEDEEVNPKELKLLAERRAREHAQNLIKMLFKPKKMIREAGMGKREGKPDVGPL comes from the coding sequence ATGAAAAAGGTGGGAATATGTGATACCACTTTTGCACGTTATGATATGGCATCAGCAGCAATAGATGAAATAAAAAAACATGCCACAAACGTAAAAATAATAAGATATACAGTTCCAGGTATTAAAGATCTTCCAGTCGCATGTAAAAAGTTAATTGAAGAAGAAGGCTGTGATATTGTTATGGCATTTGGAATGCCAGGACCAACTAAAATAGACAAAATGTGTGCTCATGAAGCTTCTTTAGGTCTCATACAAGCACAACTCATGACAAATACACATATTTTAGAAGTTTTTGTTCATGAAGATGAAGAAGTTAATCCTAAGGAATTAAAATTATTGGCAGAAAGACGGGCAAGAGAACATGCGCAAAATCTTATTAAAATGTTATTTAAACCAAAAAAAATGATAAGGGAAGCTGGAATGGGAAAAAGAGAAGGAAAACCAGATGTAGGTCCTTTATAG
- a CDS encoding Radical SAM domain protein (COGs: COG1964 Fe-S oxidoreductase~InterPro IPR007197~KEGG: mth:MTH831 molybdenum cofactor biosynthesis protein MoaA-like protein~PFAM: Radical SAM domain protein~SPTR: O26919 Molybdenum cofactor biosynthesis MoaA homolog~PFAM: Radical SAM superfamily) — MLKKKTKSLCPKCLKTIDAEISEEDNRIIITKKCPEHGTFKNTYWSDSKLYEKFEKYEHVGDGIKNPQTNGKNCPQDCGLCQMHKSHTVLGLIDVTNRCNLRCPTCFANAATSGYLYEPSYEEIRKMLRLLRNNKPVPTPAIQYAGGEPTVRKDILELIKLAREEGFTHVQIATNGLKLGKDPSFPKKLRNAGLNTVYLQFDGVTSDPYITLRGKDLLPIKLDAIENCRKAGLGIVLVPTLVKGVNDHEIGDIIKFAIDNHDVIRGITFQPVSFTGRTHSNDVEEGRITIPDFMKLVEKQTEGMITVDDFYPASSVVPISELIEALEGEAQVKFTCHQHCGAATYIFIDDDEVVPITRFINVDEFFELMYKLKKDIEGKGVRGKAKAIGRLAFNLRKIMEMSKVPKSIDMKKLILSIFKERSYEALGDFHYKSLLISCMHFMDPWNFDIERVKRCIIHYATPDGRIIPFCSMNSIHREIIEKKFSKPLKK, encoded by the coding sequence GTGCTTAAAAAGAAAACAAAAAGTTTGTGTCCTAAATGTTTAAAAACTATTGATGCAGAAATATCTGAAGAAGATAATAGAATCATCATAACAAAGAAATGTCCAGAACACGGTACTTTTAAGAATACATATTGGAGTGATAGCAAATTATATGAAAAATTTGAGAAATATGAACATGTTGGGGATGGAATAAAAAATCCACAAACAAATGGAAAAAATTGTCCTCAAGATTGTGGACTTTGTCAAATGCATAAAAGCCACACAGTATTGGGGCTAATAGATGTAACTAACAGATGTAATCTAAGATGTCCTACTTGTTTTGCAAATGCTGCTACATCCGGATATCTATATGAACCATCTTATGAGGAAATAAGGAAAATGTTAAGACTTCTAAGAAATAATAAACCCGTCCCTACTCCTGCAATCCAGTATGCTGGAGGAGAACCAACAGTTAGAAAAGACATTTTAGAGTTAATAAAATTGGCTAGAGAAGAAGGATTTACACATGTCCAAATAGCTACAAATGGATTGAAATTAGGAAAAGATCCTTCATTCCCAAAAAAACTAAGAAATGCTGGTTTAAACACCGTTTATTTACAGTTTGATGGTGTTACTAGTGACCCATATATCACTTTGAGAGGAAAAGATCTCTTACCTATAAAATTAGATGCAATTGAAAATTGTAGGAAGGCTGGTTTAGGAATTGTATTAGTTCCAACATTAGTTAAGGGTGTTAATGATCATGAAATAGGCGATATTATTAAGTTTGCTATTGATAATCATGATGTAATTCGTGGTATTACATTTCAACCCGTCTCCTTTACAGGAAGAACTCATAGTAACGATGTTGAAGAAGGAAGGATAACTATACCTGACTTTATGAAATTAGTTGAAAAACAGACGGAAGGCATGATAACTGTCGATGACTTTTATCCTGCATCATCAGTAGTTCCAATATCAGAATTAATTGAAGCACTTGAAGGGGAAGCTCAAGTGAAATTCACATGTCATCAACATTGTGGAGCAGCAACATATATATTCATAGATGATGACGAGGTTGTACCTATAACAAGATTCATAAATGTGGATGAGTTCTTTGAATTAATGTACAAACTTAAAAAAGATATTGAAGGTAAAGGTGTTAGAGGAAAAGCTAAAGCAATTGGTAGACTAGCATTTAATTTAAGAAAAATAATGGAGATGTCCAAAGTACCAAAATCTATTGATATGAAAAAATTAATATTGTCAATTTTCAAAGAAAGATCATATGAAGCACTTGGAGATTTCCATTACAAAAGTTTATTAATATCATGCATGCATTTTATGGATCCATGGAATTTTGATATTGAACGTGTAAAAAGGTGTATAATACATTATGCAACTCCTGATGGTCGTATAATACCTTTCTGTAGTATGAATTCAATTCATAGAGAAATAATTGAGAAAAAATTTTCTAAGCCTTTGAAGAAGTGA
- a CDS encoding cobalt ABC transporter, ATPase subunit (COGs: COG1122 ABC-type cobalt transport system ATPase component~InterPro IPR003439: IPR015856: IPR017871: IPR003593: IPR 005876~KEGG: mth:MTH133 cobalt transporter ATP-binding subunit~PFAM: ABC transporter related~SMART: AAA ATPase~SPTR: Q50801 Putative ABC transporter ATP-binding protein in ribC 5'region~TIGRFAM: cobalt ABC transporter, ATPase subunit~PFAM: ABC transporter; Cobalt ATP-binding cassette C terminal~TIGRFAM: cobalt transport protein ATP-binding subunit), with amino-acid sequence MNIIEAENVSYKYPDGTLALKNVNFFAKKNKITAILGPNGAGKTTLLLHFNGILKPISGRIIVDGKPIDYSKEGLMEVRQKVGIVFQNPDDQLFAPTVEEDVAFGPLNLGLDEDEIKRRVHEALSKVGMKGFENKAPHHLSGGQKKRVAIAGVLAMKPKVMILDEPTAGLDPKGASQIVKLIHELNESGTTIIISTHDVDLVPLLADYVYIMKDGQIIEKGKPKKTFSEVDVIRNSDLRLPRVAHLIEIMTKKDGLPFSKPYPLTIGEARRYLIKFIRKIKCQKKNYSN; translated from the coding sequence ATGAATATAATTGAAGCCGAGAATGTATCTTATAAATATCCTGACGGTACACTAGCATTAAAAAATGTGAATTTTTTTGCTAAGAAAAATAAAATCACTGCTATTTTAGGTCCAAATGGGGCTGGTAAAACAACTTTATTATTACATTTTAATGGAATACTTAAACCAATTTCTGGAAGGATTATAGTAGATGGCAAGCCAATTGATTATAGTAAGGAAGGTTTAATGGAAGTAAGACAGAAGGTAGGAATAGTTTTTCAAAATCCTGATGACCAGTTGTTTGCTCCAACTGTTGAAGAAGATGTGGCATTTGGACCCTTAAATTTAGGTTTAGATGAGGATGAAATTAAAAGAAGAGTACATGAAGCCTTATCTAAGGTTGGAATGAAAGGTTTTGAAAATAAAGCACCTCACCACCTTAGTGGAGGTCAGAAAAAAAGAGTGGCAATAGCTGGAGTTTTAGCTATGAAACCAAAAGTCATGATTTTGGATGAACCAACCGCTGGTTTAGATCCAAAAGGAGCATCACAAATTGTTAAATTAATCCATGAACTCAATGAATCTGGTACCACTATTATAATTTCAACACATGATGTTGATCTTGTACCATTACTTGCTGATTATGTATATATAATGAAAGATGGACAAATTATTGAAAAAGGAAAACCTAAAAAAACGTTTAGTGAAGTAGATGTTATCAGAAATAGTGATTTAAGACTTCCAAGAGTTGCTCACCTAATTGAAATCATGACAAAAAAAGATGGTTTGCCTTTTAGTAAACCATATCCATTAACAATCGGAGAAGCAAGAAGATATTTAATTAAATTTATACGTAAAATAAAATGTCAAAAGAAAAATTATTCTAATTAG
- a CDS encoding conserved hypothetical protein (COGs: COG1326 Uncharacterized Zn-finger protein~InterPro IPR012041~KEGG: mth:MTH828 hypothetical protein~SPTR: O26916 Conserved protein), whose protein sequence is MKCPNCGSRDLEILKSETEIKKHKEIKRALFRCRKCDTVFRDVLGREIPIKINVIVSKYEKSWKEKIFVLPSKKFSVGDIIQTESGASKITSIEKSDGTRVKKCKAQDIDTLWTVTLEKPARIGLSIDFGGEILSKKLEVDRNLTFGIGDTIKIGKHVVKIRAIRTKKKTIRTGSDKAKNIKRLYTVPLKPDAPYKYDLTSLVIS, encoded by the coding sequence ATGAAATGTCCTAATTGTGGATCAAGAGATCTTGAGATTTTAAAGTCTGAAACAGAAATAAAGAAACATAAAGAAATTAAAAGAGCATTGTTTAGATGTAGGAAGTGTGACACAGTCTTTAGAGATGTTTTAGGACGTGAAATACCAATAAAAATAAATGTAATTGTAAGTAAATATGAAAAATCTTGGAAAGAAAAAATTTTTGTATTACCAAGTAAAAAATTTTCTGTTGGAGATATAATACAAACTGAAAGTGGAGCATCAAAAATAACATCTATTGAAAAAAGTGATGGTACCAGAGTTAAAAAATGTAAAGCACAGGATATAGATACTCTTTGGACTGTCACATTAGAAAAACCTGCAAGAATAGGATTATCAATTGACTTTGGTGGTGAAATATTATCTAAAAAATTAGAGGTTGATAGGAATCTTACTTTTGGGATAGGTGACACAATAAAAATAGGTAAACATGTAGTTAAGATAAGAGCTATAAGAACCAAAAAGAAAACAATAAGAACTGGTTCTGATAAAGCTAAGAATATAAAAAGATTATATACAGTTCCTCTAAAGCCAGATGCTCCATATAAATATGATCTAACTTCTTTGGTGATTAGTTGA
- a CDS encoding protein-L-isoaspartate O-methyltransferase (COGs: COG2518 Protein-L-isoaspartate carboxylmethyltransferase~InterPro IPR000682~KEGG: mth:MTH827 L-isoaspartyl protein carboxyl methyltransferase~PFAM: protein-L-isoaspartate(D-aspartate) O-methyltransferase~PRIAM: Protein-L-isoaspartate(D-aspartate) O-methyltransferase~SPTR: O26915 Protein-L-isoaspartate O-methyltransferase~TIGRFAM: protein-L-isoaspartate O-methyltransferase~PFAM: Protein-L-isoaspartate(D-aspartate) O-methyltransferase (PCMT)~TIGRFAM: protein-L-isoaspartate(D-aspartate) O-methyltransferase) — translation MKNEKERLIRELVEMGYIKSEAVRKAMEKVPREEFLPPDQRRYAYLDQPLPIGEGQTVSAPHMVAMICEVLDLKKGMKVLEIGAGCGYNAAVVAEIVGKEGHVYSIERIKSLYNMAKNNLKRLGYDDRVTVIFGDGTLGYPDAAPYDRIYVTASAPQIPPPLKKQLKVGGKLLIPVGSSRFYQNLILVEKIKENKYETHNLGGVAFVPLIGKYGWKE, via the coding sequence TTGAAAAATGAGAAAGAAAGATTGATAAGAGAGCTTGTTGAGATGGGATATATAAAATCTGAGGCTGTTAGAAAAGCAATGGAAAAAGTACCTAGGGAAGAATTCTTACCACCTGATCAGAGGCGATATGCATATTTAGATCAGCCATTACCAATTGGAGAAGGACAAACAGTCTCAGCACCACATATGGTTGCAATGATATGTGAAGTTCTTGATCTTAAGAAAGGGATGAAAGTTCTTGAGATTGGAGCAGGCTGTGGATACAATGCTGCTGTTGTGGCTGAAATTGTGGGGAAAGAAGGCCATGTTTATAGTATAGAACGCATAAAATCATTATACAATATGGCAAAAAATAATTTAAAGAGACTTGGGTATGATGACAGAGTGACAGTAATATTTGGAGATGGTACACTTGGCTACCCAGATGCAGCACCATATGATCGTATATATGTAACTGCTTCTGCTCCGCAAATACCTCCTCCTTTAAAAAAACAATTAAAGGTTGGAGGAAAATTATTAATACCTGTGGGGAGTAGTAGATTTTATCAAAATCTCATTTTAGTTGAAAAGATAAAAGAAAATAAATATGAAACGCATAATTTAGGGGGAGTTGCATTCGTACCCCTTATTGGTAAATATGGATGGAAAGAATAA
- a CDS encoding protein of unknown function DUF46 (InterPro IPR002726~KEGG: mth:MTH832 hypothetical protein~PFAM: protein of unknown function DUF46~SPTR: O26920 UPF0290 protein MTH_832~PFAM: Putative integral membrane protein DUF46), which translates to MELIGEIINAIFFILPAYIANVTALIFGGGLPLDFGVHFIDKKRLIGDGVTWKGTLAGTFFGTLTGFVEGLLVGEVMHRTTLGFLLGFGALLGDAFGSFIKRRLGIERGKPAPILDQLDFVAGALLLGSIVTLPPAEVILFVIIITIILHIFTNIIAYILKIKDVWY; encoded by the coding sequence ATGGAATTGATTGGTGAGATAATTAATGCTATATTTTTTATATTACCAGCATATATTGCTAACGTAACTGCACTTATCTTTGGTGGAGGTTTGCCTTTAGATTTTGGAGTTCATTTTATTGATAAAAAAAGATTAATTGGAGACGGTGTTACATGGAAAGGTACTTTAGCTGGAACTTTCTTTGGAACTTTAACAGGGTTTGTTGAAGGTTTGTTAGTTGGAGAAGTTATGCATAGAACTACTTTAGGATTTCTCCTAGGGTTTGGTGCATTGCTTGGTGATGCATTTGGAAGTTTCATTAAAAGAAGATTAGGTATAGAGAGAGGCAAACCTGCTCCAATTCTTGATCAGCTGGACTTTGTGGCCGGTGCATTATTATTGGGATCTATTGTCACTTTACCACCAGCTGAGGTAATATTATTTGTAATAATAATAACCATTATTCTCCATATTTTCACAAATATTATAGCCTATATTTTAAAAATTAAGGATGTTTGGTATTGA
- a CDS encoding 3-isopropylmalate dehydratase, small subunit (COGs: COG0066 3-isopropylmalate dehydratase small subunit~InterPro IPR015928: IPR000573: IPR011827~KEGG: mth:MTH829 3-isopropylmalate dehydratase, LeuD subunit~PFAM: aconitate hydratase domain protein~SPTR: O26917 3-isopropylmalate dehydratase small subunit 1~TIGRFAM: 3-isopropylmalate dehydratase, small subunit~PFAM: Aconitase C-terminal domain~TIGRFAM: 3-isopropylmalate dehydratase, small subunit), protein MIIKGKVWKFGDNIDTDTIIPGRYLRTFNLDELASHAMEPIRPEFPKKVKKGDIIVAGNNFGCGSSREQAAKVLKHLGISAIVAKSFARIFFRNSINIGLPAIISNVNASDGDLLEIKLEEGIIHNVTTGKVFKAKPYNKFILDILKAGGIIQYLKRNQHSF, encoded by the coding sequence ATGATAATCAAAGGTAAAGTTTGGAAATTTGGTGACAATATCGATACAGATACAATAATCCCTGGAAGGTATTTAAGAACTTTTAATTTAGATGAGCTAGCATCTCATGCAATGGAACCAATAAGGCCTGAATTTCCAAAAAAAGTTAAAAAAGGTGACATAATAGTGGCTGGAAATAATTTTGGATGTGGATCATCTAGGGAACAGGCGGCAAAAGTACTTAAACATTTAGGCATTTCGGCCATCGTCGCTAAATCGTTTGCCAGAATATTTTTTAGAAATTCTATAAATATAGGACTACCAGCAATTATTTCAAATGTAAATGCTAGTGACGGTGATCTTTTAGAAATTAAATTGGAGGAAGGGATTATACATAATGTAACAACAGGGAAAGTGTTTAAAGCAAAGCCATATAATAAATTTATTCTTGATATTTTGAAAGCAGGAGGAATTATACAATATTTAAAGAGAAATCAACATTCTTTTTAA
- a CDS encoding beta-ribofuranosylaminobenzene 5'-phosphate synthase family (COGs: COG1907 sugar kinase~InterPro IPR020568: IPR006204: IPR013750: IPR004422~KEGG: mth:MTH830 hypothetical protein~PFAM: GHMP kinase; GHMP kinase domain protein~SPTR: O26918 Uncharacterized protein MTH_830~TIGRFAM: beta-ribofuranosylaminobenzene 5'-phosphate synthase family~PFAM: GHMP kinases C terminal; GHMP kinases N terminal domain~TIGRFAM: beta-RFAP synthase) encodes MEVKTPSRLHITLIDLNGKIGRIDGGIGITLKKPSIVIKGEPAERSKIEFSGKVYSEKEYINKIKMATEKTLDYFDENTNFEFNVKKTYPAHAGLGSGTQTALATAKIISHYLGYECDARSLAKIVGRGGTSGIGVAAFENGGFIVDGGHSTSEKKDFLPSSASKASPPPILVNYNFPKDWKIIVAMPYSGRSISGNKEVNIFKKYCPIPLRDVEKICHIILMKMLPALIEKDIEEFGDCINKIQNLGFKKIERELQSKYVDKIIENMKSAGAVCAGMSSFGPTVYGITDSNAKDIANAAREVIGDEGEVIITNAQNKGAEIKK; translated from the coding sequence ATGGAAGTAAAAACACCTTCAAGGTTGCATATAACTTTAATAGATTTAAATGGAAAAATAGGAAGAATTGATGGTGGAATTGGAATTACATTGAAAAAACCATCTATTGTAATAAAAGGTGAACCTGCAGAGAGAAGTAAGATAGAATTTAGTGGTAAAGTTTATAGTGAAAAAGAATATATAAATAAAATAAAAATGGCTACGGAAAAAACTCTAGATTATTTTGATGAAAATACTAATTTTGAGTTTAATGTAAAAAAAACATATCCAGCACATGCAGGATTAGGATCAGGAACACAAACTGCACTGGCAACAGCAAAAATAATAAGTCATTATTTAGGTTATGAATGTGATGCAAGATCACTAGCAAAAATAGTTGGTCGTGGAGGAACATCTGGGATAGGAGTAGCAGCTTTTGAAAATGGTGGATTTATTGTAGATGGTGGACATAGTACATCAGAAAAAAAGGATTTTCTTCCATCTTCAGCTTCCAAGGCTTCTCCACCTCCAATTCTTGTAAATTACAATTTTCCAAAAGATTGGAAAATTATAGTTGCAATGCCATATAGTGGTAGGTCAATATCTGGAAACAAGGAAGTTAATATTTTTAAAAAATATTGTCCCATCCCATTAAGAGATGTTGAGAAAATATGTCACATAATACTCATGAAAATGTTGCCTGCATTGATTGAGAAAGATATAGAAGAGTTCGGAGATTGTATAAACAAAATTCAAAATTTAGGTTTCAAAAAAATAGAAAGAGAATTGCAAAGTAAATATGTAGACAAAATTATAGAAAATATGAAAAGCGCTGGTGCAGTATGTGCTGGTATGAGCTCATTTGGCCCAACCGTATATGGAATTACAGATAGTAATGCAAAAGACATTGCAAATGCAGCTAGAGAAGTGATAGGAGATGAAGGTGAGGTTATAATAACTAATGCACAAAACAAAGGAGCTGAAATTAAAAAATGA